From a region of the Primulina eburnea isolate SZY01 chromosome 7, ASM2296580v1, whole genome shotgun sequence genome:
- the LOC140837417 gene encoding protein-tyrosine-phosphatase PTP1-like: protein MKRRRGRRSAMTTAGEDVSSKSTVSDTATLPSSAAAKAFDFSPDLTIPRPRLTSDQLRYCSEALQCFSAKKFNSPQSIRQEFQTLQANRMRALDMRNRCTVALDDTNCSKNRYTDVLPFDNNRVILKQCKDYRPSARGYINASFVRTSESVSGFIATQGPLPHTYEDFWEMIIQYRCPVIVMLTRLVDNYQTVKCGDYFQAEDGPREFGNICIITKWMQTTDTSLIMRCLEVSYKESEEPSLSVLHIQYPEWPDHGVPKDTFAVREIFNRIYTVPPYLGPIVVHCSAGIGRTGTYCAIHNTIQSVLAGDMTALDLVNTVTAFRSLRIGMVQTLEQYLFCYDAIVDELENMISDNNSRSRA, encoded by the exons ATGAAGCGCCGCCGTGGGCGGAGATCGGCGATGACCACTGCCGGAGAAGACGTTTCATCCAAGTCAACTGTCTCCGATACCGCGACATTGCCTTCTTCTGCAGCGGCCAAGGCCTTCGATTTTTCTCCAGATTTGACGATTCCGAGGCCCCGCCTCACCAGCGATCAGCTCCGCTACTGCTCCGAAGCACTTCAATGCTTCAGCGCCAAAAAATTCAACTCTCCACAGTCGATCCGTCAGGAGTTCCAAACCCTGCAG GCAAATAGGATGAGAGCATTGGACATGAGGAATAGATGCACGGTGGCTCTGGACGACACAAATTGCAGCAAGAACCGATACACTGATGTATTGCCGT TTGACAATAATCGGGTTATTTTGAAGCAATGTAAAGATTACAGACCATCTGCAAGGGGATATATTAATGCCAGTTTTGTCAGG ACTTCTGAAAGTGTTTCTGGGTTTATTGCGACTCAAGGTCCACTGCCACACACCTATGAGGACTTCTGGGAAATGATAATACAATACCGCTGCCCAGTAATAGTTATGCTCACCCGGTTGGTTGACAATTACCAG ACAGTGAAATGCGGTGATTATTTCCAAGCGGAGGATGGGCCTAGAGAATTTGGAAACATATGCATCATCACCAAGTGGATGCAAACGACGGATACTTCATTGATCATGCGATGCTTAGAGGTGTCTTACAAAGAG TCAGAGGAGCCTTCATTGTCTGTTCTGCACATTCAGTATCCTGAATGGCCTGATCATGGAGTTCCGAAGGACACTTTTGCTGTTCGTGAAATCTTTAATAGAATATATACTGTTCCTCCTTATCTTGGGCCAATTGTCGTACACTGCAG TGCAGGTATTGGTAGAACGGGAACTTATTGTGCAATTCACAATACCATCCAAAGTGTTCTTGCTGGAGACATGACTGCTTTGGATCTTGTTAACACCGTAACAGCTTTTAGGTCGCTGCGAATAGGAATGGTTCAGACACTG GAACAATATCTCTTCTGCTACGATGCCATTGTTGATGAACTGGAAAACATGATTTCAGATAACAATTCTCGAAGTCGAGCATGA